The segment CTAGCTGTTCAAAAGGTTGTCAATTTGAGAACATGGCTGAAGATCGAACTTGATAAACTGAGCAAGGAAACATGGAAAGGTGAGGTACTGTTTCAATGTTAAAAGAATGCATTGCCCAAGCAAGTTTGAGAACAATTCACTGGGGGAAACAAGGCAAAACAATTAGGATTAAATTAtgaagggaaaggccacctcTCTTTTCTGATGTCCATTCTACCCCTTTTCAGGTGTCTTTATCCTTCAAGGCAGGCTTCTCGATATCCGCAAAAACCTGGACTCCAAACTGGAAAAACTATTAAAGAAATTCTCTGAAGTTGGTAATATCAGATGTATATCTAACACCACTGAAATTATGtgaaagaaataggaaatgaGGGGTGAGAGGAGGAATAGGGATTCATATTAAAATAATCCAGAATGGTTGGAGGGGTGGCTGGAAGGTAATGGGTAACCAAATAAAGACAACTTGAGTATAAATATGACGCACTTTAAGTTGATTCTAAGCTCATTAGATCTTTCTGATTCTCTTTTAGCTTGTTCTGAAGATTGTGGTAAGTACAGCATATATAGTGCCTGGAGGTTTCAGAGCATATTTTCCCATCTCCTTTATCTCCTCTACTTGTCACACTGAGAACATAATTCCTAAAGCTCTCAGCTACAAGGGGGAATGTCAACGATCTGTGACAACAAAATCTAGCTTATGAAATCTCAATCACTCCATATAATTTGACGTGCTCAGAGGCCTTCTATACCAGAGTTTTTAATCCATAGCCCCAAAATAAGCTGAGGCATCATTTTCCCACTTCTTCCCAGAGATTGGGCTTAAAGTTTTGATCAATCTCTAAAATTGACGCTAGGGGAAGAAGAAAGTTACAACAATGTAACCAGTGGAAATGCCCAAGATCTAATTCATACTGGTGTCTAAGCTAAGGAAACTCCATGCTGTGGCCCCCTTCCAACTATCTTTCTTCTCTCCATCAGTCGTGACTGAAGGTCCTATCCTGGATTGTTGGACATGTCTTCGCATCACCTCTCGATGTTTCAGAGGAGAATATTGTGAAGGTATCAAAGATTGTTGTGTAGCACTTTGAAAGGCCAGGGATCAAGGAGTTTCTCATTGAtctagtcaacaaatatttgttgatcaTTTTCTATGTAGGTCATGCTAATTCTACAAATAAGAGCTAAGATGCTGGACAAAATTTGTGCCAGAATGAATTATTGggcactgaaatgaaatgaaatattggGTCACTGAAGagcttagaaatgaaaaagtgtACTAAAGGTAGACAAATTAGGCTAGGGGTAGTAGGGGAAAATGTTTTGTAGAGCCTAGGAGTCTAAGAAAGAGCAGAATAACCAGGGAACAGGATATAAATGGTGAACAGAGCAATTTTTAAGGTTAAAAAGAGTCTTATGGATAAAGCTCTCAAGTTACTAATTTTCCCCTCCAGCTCatgttttccccttttttcctccAGAGGATGAtccaaagaaggctgagaatcGAGAAATTGGACTATTTCTGATATTATTAGCAGAAGGTGTAATATTGGGAGGTGTTTTGCTGCTGTGAGTTTTCCTGCTTTCAAACACACACTGGGTCAAGCATTTCTTTGGCAAAGAGACTGCCCAGTCTTCCCCCTTCTTCCAATGGAAATAAGGGGAAAGAAGTCATCTCAAACTTTGGGATATCTTACTAATAGGTATGAAACATAAAAGTTTGATGGGATAAAAGTTGGAACATAGGAAATGGAGGAAATGTGATGAAGTATGAGAAAAACGCTTGTAGAGGAattcaaaaaaggaaggaaaaaatagttaaaatttttcaaagaattgGGCTACTAATATTTAAGTTGGGATTATCTTATTTCTCTAGATTCCATTTTTGCATCTCTCACCGGAGGAAAATGAAGGCAATACGAAGGTCATTAAAGACATACTTGGAGAAGAAACTTGAAGAATTAATGGGGATAAAGGATGA is part of the Bubalus kerabau isolate K-KA32 ecotype Philippines breed swamp buffalo chromosome 4, PCC_UOA_SB_1v2, whole genome shotgun sequence genome and harbors:
- the IZUMO3 gene encoding izumo sperm-egg fusion protein 3 isoform X1, producing the protein MGDLWLLLLLPLSLAAFHGVKGCLECDPKFIEEVKSLLGKLVPPEVPGRTHMLERQMKEMIRLSFKVSHRDKMLRVLAVQKVVNLRTWLKIELDKLSKETWKGVFILQGRLLDIRKNLDSKLEKLLKKFSEVVVTEGPILDCWTCLRITSRCFRGEYCEEDDPKKAENREIGLFLILLAEGVILGGVLLLFHFCISHRRKMKAIRRSLKTYLEKKLEELMGIKDEKEKDFRGRE
- the IZUMO3 gene encoding izumo sperm-egg fusion protein 3 isoform X2, with translation MGDLWLLLLLPLSLAAFHGVKGCLECDPKFIEEVKSLLGKLVPPEVPGRTHMLERQMKEMIRLSFKVSHRDKMLRVLAVQKVVNLRTWLKIELDKLSKETWKGVFILQGRLLDIRKNLDSKLEKLLKKFSEVACSEDCVVTEGPILDCWTCLRITSRCFRGEYCEEDDPKKAENREIGLFLILLAEGVILGGVLLLFHFCISHRRKMKAIRRSLKTYLEKKLEELMGIKDEKEKDFRGRE